agacagtccctgccacagctgagatcagggctctgttgtgccaggcgctgcacagacacacagggagagacagtccctgccccagctgagatcaaggccccgttgtgctgggcgctgcacagacacgcagggagagacaggccctgccttgAAGAGGTCACAGTCTATTCCAgtgcaggagagcagcagccaagAAATGTGCTATTGATGGCGCTGTCAGCAATAGGGAGGTGTCGAGCAACGAAGGCGCTTTCCCCCTTCATTTCTGCTCTGTCTGCTTGTCCGGCGTGGGTGGTGGGCTGTGCGTCCTGCACGGTCACTGCACATGGGCTTTGGATGTGTTCTGGGTGGAGACGTCTCCTTGTGACTGGAAATACCCCTTGGCCCCAtcagcagggcagggccagggtggaaTCAGGAGGATGCTGATGTAGGGAGGCAGCTGCTGGGTCTTGTACAAGGACTGGACTTGGGACTGTGCAATGTAGGCAGCACAGGGTCCAGGCAGAGCCTTCGCTCAGGAGCAGAGCCATCAATAGCGAGCTCCACTGCAACCACTACAGGGCGACACCAAACACCACCGGGAGAGCGACCGGCGTTACCCGGCTGCTGTATAAACTGCTGCTCTTCTTCCTTTCCCCAGGGGCAACGTCTGCCACGACAGGTATGAGTCACAGCACATCCAGCATCACCACTGACAAGGCCACCACGACCTCCAACTCTGCTGCCACCGTGAGCCCCAGCTCCGCTCCCACGGAGACCCCCAACACCGCTGGCACCGCAAACCCCAGCTCTGTGGCCACCACGACCTCCAACTCTGCTGCCACTGTGAGCCCCAGCTCCGCTCCCACGGAGAttcccagctccactcccagtgcaacccccagctcccccctcactGTGAACCCCACCTCTGCTGCCGCCTCGAACCCCAGCTCTGCTACGAATACGGCGCCCACCTCCCCTGACACATCAATCCCcagctcccctgactcttcaacccccagctccactgccacctcgacccccagctcccatcccactgagacctccagctctgctgccacctcgacccccagctcccatACCACTGAGACCTCCACCTCCGCTGacacctcaacccccagctcccattccacTGAGACCTCCAGCTCTGCTGacacctcaacccccagctcccatACCACTGAGACCTCCACCTCCGCTGCCATctcgacccccagctcccattccactgagacctccacctccgctgccatctcgacccccagctcccattccactgagacctccacctccgctgacacctcaacccccagctcccattccacTGAGACCTCCAGTTCTGCTGccacctcgacccccagctcccattccactgagacctccacctccgctgccacctcgacccccagctcccattccactgagacctccacctccgctgccacctcgacccccagctcccattccactgagacctccacctccgctgccacctcgacccccagctcccattccactgagacctccacctccgctgccacctcgacccccagctcccattccactgagacctccacctccgctgccacctcgacccccagctcccattccactgagacctccacctccgctgccacctcgacccccagctcccattccactgagacctccacctccgctgccatctcgacccccagctcccattccactgagacctccacctccgctgccacctcgacccccagctcccattccactgagacctccacctccgctgccatctcgacccccagctcccattccactgagacctccacctccgctgccacctcgacccccagctcccattccactgagacctccacctccgctgccacctcgacccccatctcccattccactgagacctccacctccgctgccacctcgacccccagctcccattccactgagacctccacctccgctgccacctcgacccccatctcccattccactgagacctccacctccgctgccacctcgacccccagctcccattccactgagacctccacctccgctgccacctcgacccccagctcccattccactgagacctccacctccgctgccacctcgacccccagctcccattccactgagacctccacctccgctgccatctcgacccccagctcccattccactgagacctccacctccgctgccacctcgacccccagctcccattccactgagacctccacctccgctgccacctcgacccccagctcccattccactgagacctccacctccgctgccacctcgacccccagctcccattccactgagacctccacctccgctgccatctcgacccccagctcccattccactgagacctccacctccgctgccacctcgacccccagctcccattccactgagacctccacctccgctgccatctcgacccccagctcccattccactgagacctccacctccgctgccacctcgacccccagctcccattccactgagacctccacctccgctgccacctcgacccccagctcccattccacTGAGACCTCCAGTTCCGCTGccacctcgacccccagctcccattccactgagacctccacctccgctgccacctcgacccccagctcccattccactgagacctccacctccgctgccacctcgacccccagctcccattccactgagacctccacctccgctgccacctcgacccccagctcccattccactgagacctccacctccgctgccacctcgacccccagctcccattccactgagacctccacctccgctgccatctcgacccccagctcccattccactgagacctccacctccgctgccatctcgacccccagctcccattccactgagacctccacctccgctgccatctcgacccccagctcccattccactgagacctccacctccgctgccacctcgacccccagctcccattccactgagacctccacctccgctgccacctcgacccccagctcccattccacTGAGACCTCCAGTTCTGCTGCCATctcgacccccagctcccattccactgagacctccacctccgctgccacctcgacccccagctcccattccacTGAGACCTCCATCTCCGCTGCCACCTCGACCCCCAGTTCCCCTCTCACTGAGATATCCAGCTCCACTGccacctcgacccccagctcACCAGATACTTCaacccccagctcctctcccaccACAACCGACAATTCCACTTCCACCTCTACCCCCAGTTCCACccccacctcaacccccagcAATACCCCCACCACAACTGACAACTCCACCCCAATCAGTGCCACAACCCTCAGCTCCACTCccaccacaacccccagctccaccacCACCACGACTGACAACTCCACTCCCACCTCAACCTCCAGCTCCATCCCCACCACAACCAACTCCACTCCCATCTCAACCCCCAGCAACACTCCCACCACGATCGACAACTCCACTCCCTCCTCAACCCCCAGCAACACCCCCACCACGACCGACAACCCCACTCCCTCCTCAACCCCCAGCACCAATCCAACCACGACCGACAACTCCACTCCCATCTCAACCCCCAGCAACACCCCCACCACGATCGACAACTCCACTCCCTCCTCAACCCCCAGCAACACCCCCATCACGACCGACAACCCCACTCCCTCCTCAACACCCAGCACCAATCCAACCACGACCGACAACTCCACTCCCATCTCAACCTCCAGCTCCACTCCCACCATGACCGACAACTCCACTCCCATCTCAACCTCCAGCTCCACTCCCACCACGAtccccacctccactcccatcTCAACCCCCAGCAACACCCCAACCACGACCGACAACTCCACCCCAACCAGTGCCACAACCCTCAGCTCCACTCCCACCACAAGTTCCACTTCCATTCTCACaatgacccccagctccacccccacgaCCGACAACTTCACCCCCACCTCAacgcccagctccagccccaccacaacCGACAACTCCACCCCAACCAGTGCCACAACCCTCAGCTCCTCTCCCACCACgacccccacctccactcccatcTCAACCTCCAGCTCCACTCCCACTACGACCGACAATTCAACtcccacctcaacccccagctccatcCGCTCCACAACCGACAACTCCACtcccacctcaacccccagctccactcccactACGACTGACAACTCCACtcccacctcaacccccagctccattCCCACCACGACCGACAACTCCACTCCCTCCTCAACCCCCAGCAAAACCCCCACCACGACCGACAACTCCACCCCAATCAGTGCCACAACCCTCAGCTCCACTCCCACCATAAGTCCCAGCTCCAGTCTCACAATgacccccacctcctctgctaCATCCACCCCCAGTTTCACTCCCACAACAACCCCCATCTCCTCTGCCACatcaacccccagctccaccctcacCACGACTGACAATTccacccccacctcagcccccagctccactcccaccACGATCCCCACCTCCATTCCCatctcaacccccagctccatcCCCACCACGACCGACAATTCCACtcccacctcaacccccagctccactcccaccacgatccccacctccactcccaaCTCAACCCCCAGCACCACTCCCACCACAACCGACAACTCCACCCCAACCAGTGCCACAACCCTCAGCTCCACTCCCACCACGATCCCCACCTCCATTCCCatctcaacccccagctccatcCCCACCATGACCGACAACTCCACTCCCtcctcaacccccagctccactcccacctcaacccccagcAACACCCCCACCATGACTGACAACTCCATTCCCtcctcaacccccagctccactcccacctcaacccccagcAACACCCCCACCACGACCGACAACTCCACCCCAACCAGTGCCACAACACGCAGCTCCACTCCCACCACAAGTCCCAACTCCACTTTCACGATGACCCCCAACTCCTCTGCTACATCCACCCCCAGTTTCACTCCAaccacaacccccagctccacaTCCACCATGACTGACAACTTCACTCCCACCTCAACCAGCAGCTCCATCCCCACCACAACCGACAACTCCACTCCAAGCAGTGCCACAACCCTCAGCTCCACTCCCACCACAAGTCCTAGTTCCACTCTCACAATGACCCTCAGCTCCACCACCACGACCGACAATTCAACTCCCACATCAACCCCCAGCTCCATCCGCTCCACAACCGACAACTCCACTCCCACCTCAACCCTCAGCTCCACTCCCACTATGATTGACAACTCCACTCCCACCTcaaccctcagctccacccccaccacaaCCGACAACTCCACTCCCTCCTCAACCCCCAGCACCAACCCAACCACGACCGACAACTCCACTCCCatctcaacccccagctccagccccaccacgAGTGACAACTCCACtcccacctcaacccccagctccactcccaccacgatccccacctccactcccaaCTCAACCCCGAGCACCACTCCCACCACAACCGACAACTCCACCCCAACCAGTGCCACAACCCTCAGCTCCACTCCCACCATAAGTCCCAGCTCCAGTCTCACAATgacccccacctcctctgctaCATCCATCCCCAGTTTCACTCCCACAACAACCCCCATCTCCTCTGCCACatcaacccccagctccaccctcacCACGACTGACAATTccacccccacctcagcccccagctccacccccaccacaagcgacaactccacccccacctcaacccccatctccagccccaccacgAGCGACAACTCCACtcccacctcaacccccagctccactcccaccacgatccccacctccactcccaactcaacccccagcaccacccccacCACAACCGACAACTCCACCCCAACCAGTGCCACAACCCTCAGCTCCACTCCCACCACGATCCCCACCTCCATTCCCatctcaacccccagctccatcCCCACCACGACCGACAACTCCACtcccacctcaacccccagctctATTCCCACCATGACCGACAACTCCACTCCCtcctcaacccccagctccactcccacctcaacccccagcAACACCCCCACCATGACCGACAACTCCATTCCCtcctcaacccccagctccactcccacctcaacccccagcAACACCCCCACCACGACCGACAACTCCACCCCAACCAGTGCCACAACCCTCAGCTCCACTCCCACCATAAGTCCCAGCTCCAGTCTCACAATgacccccacctcctctgctaCATCCATCCCCAGTTTCACTCCCACAACAACCCCCATCTCCTCTGCCACatcaacccccagctccaccctcacCACGACTGACAATTccacccccacctcagcccccagctccacccccaccacaaCCGACAACTCCACTCCCACCACAATCCCCAGCTCCACACCCACCATGACTGACAACTCCACtcccacctcaacccccagctccatccccaccacaaccaactccactcccacctcaacccccagcAACACCCCCACCACGACCAACAACTCCACTCCCTCCTCAACCCCCACCACGACCAACAACTCCACTCCCACCTCAACCCCCACCACGACTGACAACTCCACTCCCACCTCAACCCCCACCTTGACTCCCACCTCAACCCCCACCTTGACtcccacctcaacccccagctccgctgcaatcatgacccccagccccactccgaCCATGACCGCCAGCTCATCTGCCACCTCAACCCCCATCTCATCTGACACTtcaacccccagctcccctgctgcctcgacccccagctccactgtcacctcaacccccagctccactgcCACCTCAACCCCCATCTCATCTGACACTTCAACCCCCAGCTCCGCTGCTACCatgactcccagctctgctggcacctcaacccccagctccgCTGCTACCatgactcccagctctgctggcacctcAACCCCTAGCTTCACTGCTACCATGACCGCCAGCTCTGCTGccacctcgacccccagctccgctgccaccatgatccacagctctgctgccacctcgacccccagctctgctgccacctcgacccacagctctgctgccacctcgacccccagctctgctgccgtctcaacccccaactccacccccaccacgaCCGACAACTCCACTCCCACCTCAACCCCCATCTTGACTCCCACAACGACCTCCAAGTCCACTGCGATCatgacccccagccccactcctacAATGACCGgcagctccacccccaccacgACCACCAACTCCACTCCCACCAGAGCCCCCAACTCCACtcccacctcaacccccagctctgctgcgatcatgacccccagccccactccgaCCATGACTGCCAGCTCATCTGCCACCTCAACCCCCATCTCATCTGACACTTCAACCCCCAGCTCCGCTGccacctcgacccccagctccaCTGTCACCTCAACCCCCATCTCATCTGACACTTCAACCCCCAGCTCCGCTGTCACCTCGCCCCCCGGCTCTGCTGCTGTCTCAACCCGCAGCTCCGCTGccacctcaacccccagctcaTCTGACACTtcaacccccagctcccctgctgccTCGACCCCCAGCTCCGCTGCCACCTCGACTCCCAGCTCCGCTGCCACCATGACCCACAGCTCCACTGCCACCTCGATTCCCAGCTCCGCTGCCACCTCGACCACCAGCTCCGCTGccacctcaacccccagctccgctgccaccctcgacccccagctccgctgccacctcgacccccagctccacccccaccacgacccccagctctgctgccacctcgacccacagctctgctgccacctcgacccccagctctgctgccgtctcaacccccagctccacccccaccacgACCGACAACTCCACTCCCACCTCAACCCCCATCTTGACTCCCACAACGACCCCCAAGTCCACTGCGATCatgacccccagccccactcctacAATGACCGgcagctccacccccaccacgACCACCAACTCCACTCCCACCAGACCCCCCAACTCCACtcccacctcaacccccagctccgCTGCGATCATGACCCCCAGCCTCACTCCGACCATGACTGCCAGCTCATCTGCCACCTCAACCCCCATCTCATCTGACACTtcaacccccagctcccctgctgcctcgacccccagctccactgtcacctcaacccccagctccactgccacctcaacccccagctcaTCTGACACTtcaacccccagctcccctgctgccTCGACCCCCAGCTCCGCTGCCACCTCGACTCCCAGCTCCGCTGCCACCATGACCCACAGCTCCACTGCCACCTCGATTCCCAGCTCCACTGTCACCTTGACCACCAGCTCTGCTGCCAGCTCAACCCCCAGCTCCGCTGccacctcgacccccagctccgctgccacctcaatccccagctccactgttaccatgacccccagctccgctgccacctcgacccccagctccgctgccacctcgacccccagctctgctgccacctcgacccccagctccacccccaccacgACCGACAACTCCACTCCCACCTCAACCCCCATCTTGACTCCCACAACGACCCCCAACTCCACTGCGATCatgacccccagccccactcctacAATGACCGgcagctccacccccaccacgACCACCAACTCCACTCCCACCAGACCCCCCAACTCCACtcccacctcaacccccagctccgCTGCGATCatgacccccagccccactccgaCCATGACTGCCAGCTCATCTGccacctcaacccccagctcaTCTGACACTtcaacccccagctcccctgctgcctctacccccagctctgctgccaccATGACCCACAGCTCCACTGCCACCTCGATTCCCAGCTCCACTGCCACCTCGATTCCCAGCTCCGCTGCCACCTCGACTCCCAGCTCCGCTGTCACCTCGCCCCCCGGCTCTGCTGCCGTCTCAACCCCCAGCTCCGCTGCCACCTCGACTCCCAGCTCCGCTGTCACCTCGCCCCCCGGCTCTGCTGCCGTCTCAACCCGCAGCTCCGCTGccacctcaacccccagctcaTCTGACACTtcaacccccagctcccctgctgcctcgacccacagctctgctgccacctcgacccccagctctgctgccgtctcaacccccagctccacccccaccacgACCACCAACTCCACTCCCACCAGAGCCCCCAACTCCACtcccacctcaacccccagctctgctgcgatCATGACCCCTAGCCCCACTCCGACCATGACTGCCAGCTCATCTGCCACCTCAACCCCCATCTCATCTGACACTTCAACCCCCAGCTCCGCTGccacctcgacccccagctccaCTGTCACCTCAACCCCCATCTCATCTGACACTTCAACCCCCAGCTCCGCTGTCACCTCGCCCCCCGGCTCTGCTGCTGTCTCAACCCGCAGCTCCGCTGccacctcaacccccagctcaTCTGACACTtcaacccccagctcccctgctgccTCGACCCCCAGCTCCGCTGCCACCTCGACTCCCAGCTCCGCTGCCACCATGACCCACAGCTCCACTGCCACCTCGATTCCCAGCTCCGCTGCCACCTCGACCACCAGCTCCGCTGccacctcaacccccagctccgctgccacctcgacccccagctccgctgccacctcgacccacagctccgctgccacctcgacccacagctctgctgccacctcgacccccagctctgctgccgtctcaacccccagctccacccccaccacgACCGACAACTCCACTCCCACCTCAACCCCCATCTTGACTCCCACAACGACCCCCAAGTCCACTGCGATCatgacccccagccccactcctacAATGACCGgcagctccacccccaccacgACCACCAACTCCACTCCCACCAGACCCCCCAACTCCACtcccacctcaacccccagctccgCTGCGATCATGACCCCCAGCCTCACTCCGACCATGACTGCCAGCTCATCTGCCACCTCAACCCCCATCTCATCTGACACTtcaacccccagctcccctgctgcctcgacccccagctccactgtcacctcaacccccagctccactgccacctcaacccccagctcaTCTGACACTtcaacccccagctcccctgctgccTCGACCCCCAGCTCCGCTGCCACCTCGACTCCCAGCTCCGCTGCCACCATGACCCACAGCTCCACTGCCACCTCGATTCCCAGCTCCACTGTCACCTTGACCACCAGCTCTGCTGCCAGCTCAACCCCCAGCTCCGCTGccacctcgacccccagctccgctgccacctcaatccccagctccgctgccacctcgacccccagctccgctgccacctcgacccccagctctgctgccacctcgacccccagctccacccccaccacgACCGACAACTCCACTCCCACCTCAACCCCCATCTTGACTCCCACAACGACCCCCAACTCCACTGCGATCatgacccccagccccactcctacAATGACCGgcagctccacccccaccacgACCACCAACTCCACTCCCACCAGACCCCCCAACTCCACTCCCACGTCAACCCCCAGCTCCGCTGCGATCatgacccccagccccactccgaCCATGACTGCCAGCTCATCTGccacctcaacccccagctcaTCTGACACTtcaacccccagctcccctgctgcctcgacccccagctctgctgccaccATGACCCACAGCTCCACTGCCACCTCGATTCCCAGCTCCACTGCCACCTCGATTCCCAGCTCCGCTGCCACCTCGACTCCCAGCTCCGCTGTCACCTCGCCCCCCGGCTCTGCTGCCGTCTCAACCCCCAGCTCCGCTGCCACCTCGACTCCCAGCTCCGCTGTCACCTCGCCCCCCGGCTCTGCTGCCGTCTCAACCCGCAGCTCCGCTGccacctcaacccccagctcaTCTGACACTtcaacccccagctcccctgctgcctcgactcccagctctgctgccaccatgacccccagctccactgcCACCTCAACCCCCATCTCATCTGACACTTCAACCCCCAGCTCCGCTGCCACCTCGATTCCCAGCTCCGCTGCCACCTCGACTCCCAGCTCCGCTGccacctcgacccccagctccgctgccacctcaacccacagctctgctgccacCTCAATCCCTAGCTCCACTGTTaccatgacccccagctccgctgcCACCTCAATCCCTAGCTCCACTGCGATCatgacccccagccccactccgaCCATGACTGCCAGCTCATCTGCCACCTCAACCCCCATCTCATCTGACACTtcaacccccagctcccctgctgcctcgacccccagctccactgtcacctcaacccccagctccactgcCACCTCAACCCCCATCTCATCTGACACTTCAACCCCCAGCTCCGCTGTCACCTCGCCCCCCGGCTCTGCTGCCGTCTCAACCCGCAGCTCCGCTGccacctcgacccccagctccactgccacctcgacccccagctccgctgccacctcgacccccagctccgCTGCCACCTCGACCCACAGCTCCACTGCCACCTCAACCCACAGCTCCGCTGccacctcgacccccagctccaCTGCCACCTCAACCCACAGCTCCGCTGccacctcgacccccagctccaCTGCCACCTCAACCCACAGCTCCGCTGccacctcgacccccagctccgctgccacctcgacccccagctccaCTGCCACCTCAACCCACAGCTCCGCTGccacctcgacccccagctccaCTGCCACCTCAACCCACAGCTCCGCTGccacctcgacccccagctccaCTGCCACCTCAACCCACAGCTCCGCTGccacctcgacccccagctccaCTGCCACCTCAACCCACAGCTCCGCTGccacctcgacccccagctccaCTGCCACCTCAACCCACAGCTCCGCTGccacctcgacccccagctccgCTGCCACCTCAATCCCCAGCTCCACTGCCACCATGACCGCCAGCTCTGCTGTCACTGGGACC
The window above is part of the Chrysemys picta bellii isolate R12L10 chromosome 12, ASM1138683v2, whole genome shotgun sequence genome. Proteins encoded here:
- the LOC122174767 gene encoding mucin-2-like, which gives rise to MTPSPTPTMTGSSTPTTTTNSTPTRPPNSTPTSTPSSAAIMTPSLTPTMTASSSATSTPISSDTSTPSSPAASTPSSTVTSTPSSTATSTPSSSDTSTPSSPAASTPSSAATSTPSSAATMTHSSTATSIPSSTVTLTTSSAASSTPSSAATSTPSSAATSIPSSTVTMTPSSAATSTPSSAATSTPSSAATSTPSSTPTTTDNSTPTSTPILTPTTTPNSTAIMTPSPTPTMTGSSTPTTTTNSTPTRPPNSTPTSTPSSAAIMTPSPTPTMTASSSATSTPSSSDTSTPSSPAASTPSSAATMTHSSTATSIPSSTATSIPSSAATSTPSSAVTSPPGSAAVSTPSSAATSTPSSAVTSPPGSAAVSTRSSAATSTPSSSDTSTPSSPAASTHSSAATSTPSSAAVSTPSSTPTTTTNSTPTRAPNSTPTSTPSSAAIMTPSPTPTMTASSSATSTPISSDTSTPSSAATSTPSSTVTSTPISSDTSTPSSAVTSPPGSAAVSTRSSAATSTPSSSDTSTPSSPAASTPSSAATSTPSSAATMTHSSTATSIPSSAATSTTSSAATSTPSSAATSTPSSAATSTHSSAATSTHSSAATSTPSSAAVSTPSSTPTTTDNSTPTSTPILTPTTTPKSTAIMTPSPTPTMTGSSTPTTTTNSTPTRPPNSTPTSTPSSAAIMTPSLTPTMTASSSATSTPISSDTSTPSSPAASTPSSTVTSTPSSTATSTPSSSDTSTPSSPAASTPSSAATSTPSSAATMTHSSTATSIPSSTVTLTTSSAASSTPSSAATSTPSSAATSIPSSAATSTPSSAATSTPSSAATSTPSSTPTTTDNSTPTSTPILTPTTTPNSTAIMTPSPTPTMTGSSTPTTTTNSTPTRPPNSTPTSTPSSAAIMTPSPTPTMTASSSATSTPSSSDTSTPSSPAASTPSSAATMTHSSTATSIPSSTATSIPSSAATSTPSSAVTSPPGSAAVSTPSSAATSTPSSAVTSPPGSAAVSTRSSAATSTPSSSDTSTPSSPAASTPSSAATMTPSSTATSTPISSDTSTPSSAATSIPSSAATSTPSSAATSTPSSAATSTHSSAATSIPSSTVTMTPSSAATSIPSSTAIMTPSPTPTMTASSSATSTPISSDTSTPSSPAASTPSSTVTSTPSSTATSTPISSDTSTPSSAVTSPPGSAAVSTRSSAATSTPSSTATSTPSSAATSTPSSAATSTHSSTATSTHSSAATSTPSSTATSTHSSAATSTPSSTATSTHSSAATSTPSSAATSTPSSTATSTHSSAATSTPSSTATSTHSSAATSTPSSTATSTHSSAATSTPSSTATSTHSSAATSTPSSTATSTHSSAATSTPSSAATSIPSSTATMTASSAVTGTTSSAATLDPQLHFQSYQLCYNLSTIYSHYIQEYWASYLFWVSCSYTHPPLSSALQVHLAPALLASQPHLLPPRVPSQLVEIRLLLAHRGLDQPPLPVYQNPRHLQGLALPPHLLGPFLSPHRPQPLRIAAPSPTGPSSSFAWPR